The following proteins are co-located in the Dromaius novaehollandiae isolate bDroNov1 chromosome 10, bDroNov1.hap1, whole genome shotgun sequence genome:
- the RAB11A gene encoding ras-related protein Rab-11A, with product MGTRDDEYDYLFKVVLIGDSGVGKSNLLSRFTRNEFNLESKSTIGVEFATRSIQVDGKTIKAQIWDTAGQERYRAITSAYYRGAVGALLVYDIAKHLTYENVERWLKELRDHADSNIVIMLVGNKSDLRHLRAVPTDEARAFAEKNGLSFIETSALDSTNVEAAFQTILTEIYRIVSQKQMSDRRENDMSPSNNVVPIHVPPTTENKPKMQCCQNI from the exons TTGTACTTATTGGAGACTCTGGAGTAGGCAAGAGTAACCTTCTGTCTCGATTCACTCGCAATGAGTTTAACTTGGAAAGCAAAAGCACCATTGGCGTAGAGTTTGCAACAAGGAGCATTCAAGTTGATGGGAAGACAATAAAGGCTCAGATATGggacacagcagggcaggaaCGATACCGAGCTATAACATCAGC GTATTATCGTGGTGCTGTAGGGGCACTGTTGGTTTATGACATTGCTAAGCACCTTACTTACGAGAACGTAGAGCGATGGTTGAAAGAGCTGAGAGACCATGCTGACAGCAATATTGTAATCATGCTAGTGGGAAACAAGAGTGACTTGCGCCACCTGAGAGCAGTCCCTACAGATGAGGCCAGAGCTTTTGCAG AGAAGAATGGTTTGTCATTTATCGAGACGTCTGCTTTAGACTCTACAAATGTGGAAGCTGCGTTCCAGACTATTCTGACAG AGATCTATCGTATTGTTTCTCAGAAGCAAATGTCCGACAGACGTGAAAATGATATGTCTCCAAGCAACAATGTGGTTCCCATTCATGTCCCTCCAACcactgaaaacaaaccaaagatGCAGTGCTGTCAGAATATATAA